A window of Longispora fulva contains these coding sequences:
- a CDS encoding M4 family metallopeptidase, translating into MRKRPLAAAVSAVAMLLAVPAVAAARPEPTPTPEQAADRYVATAGLTSPGVTVVRGTPQPGTRGLTYVAYERRYLGLPVVGGDFVVVTDARGRVVDSAVAYPGPISVPGDPTGADVVYAPGGPRFARAGESADRRTYTDPATGAVIASFDQVSHDVGHGYHNGQVDLATTAGTLKDPGRDGLACGPDTTKVPYTNSTTTWGNGDAKDLVTACVDAYYAAAKEYDMLRDWLGRSGIDGTGKAFPLYVGWDDANAYWYTGSTYARFGHNQNNTRWLTSLDVVGHELGHAIFQHTPGGYGTSGENYPLNEATADVFGVLTEFYANNPNDPGDYDIGEEVDFGGDGKPIRYMYDSSKAGQLNCYTNPMPNNDYYSAGGPLRHWFYLTAEGSRPANGRPTSPTCDNSTVTGLSLRTAGEIFYNALLRKTSTWDYAAVRRDTLAAARQLFPNSCAEFTAVRAAWNAVSVPAQAGEATCTGTPSPTTSPKPTGSPKPTASPTSAGRTFTDGTARPINDLATTTGSVTTSLTGPAASPVTLTITLQHTCAEDLTITLRAPDNKTYPVLASRSGTCTRWSGARTFTVPAVTSPAGGTWKLLVADDYRRDTGTLTSWTITL; encoded by the coding sequence ATGAGGAAACGTCCCCTCGCGGCCGCGGTCTCCGCCGTGGCCATGCTGCTGGCCGTCCCGGCCGTGGCCGCCGCCCGGCCCGAGCCGACCCCCACCCCGGAACAGGCCGCCGACCGGTACGTCGCGACGGCCGGCCTGACCAGCCCCGGCGTGACCGTCGTGCGCGGCACCCCGCAGCCGGGCACCCGGGGCCTGACCTATGTGGCCTACGAGCGCCGCTACCTCGGACTCCCCGTCGTCGGGGGCGACTTCGTGGTCGTGACCGACGCGCGCGGCCGGGTCGTGGACTCGGCGGTGGCGTACCCCGGACCGATCTCCGTTCCCGGCGACCCGACCGGCGCGGACGTCGTCTACGCGCCGGGCGGCCCCCGGTTCGCCAGGGCGGGGGAGTCCGCCGACCGCCGGACCTACACGGACCCGGCCACCGGTGCCGTGATCGCCTCCTTCGACCAGGTCAGCCACGACGTCGGCCACGGGTACCACAACGGGCAGGTGGACCTGGCCACCACGGCCGGCACGCTGAAGGACCCGGGGCGCGACGGGCTGGCGTGCGGCCCGGACACCACGAAGGTGCCGTACACGAACAGCACCACGACCTGGGGGAACGGCGACGCCAAGGATCTCGTGACCGCGTGCGTGGACGCCTACTACGCCGCGGCGAAGGAGTACGACATGCTGCGCGACTGGCTCGGGCGCAGCGGCATCGACGGCACGGGCAAGGCGTTCCCGCTGTACGTGGGCTGGGACGACGCCAACGCCTACTGGTACACCGGCTCGACCTACGCCCGGTTCGGCCACAACCAGAACAACACCCGCTGGCTGACCTCCCTCGACGTCGTCGGCCACGAGCTCGGCCACGCCATCTTCCAGCACACCCCCGGCGGTTACGGCACCTCGGGCGAGAACTACCCGCTCAACGAGGCCACGGCCGACGTCTTCGGCGTCCTCACCGAGTTCTACGCCAACAACCCGAACGACCCGGGCGACTACGACATCGGCGAGGAGGTCGACTTCGGCGGCGACGGCAAACCGATCCGCTACATGTACGACTCCTCCAAGGCCGGCCAGCTCAACTGTTACACGAACCCGATGCCCAACAACGACTACTACTCGGCCGGCGGCCCGCTGCGACACTGGTTCTACCTGACCGCCGAGGGCTCCCGCCCCGCCAACGGCCGCCCGACCAGCCCGACCTGCGACAACTCCACCGTGACCGGCCTGAGCCTGCGCACGGCCGGCGAGATCTTCTACAACGCGCTACTGCGCAAGACCTCCACCTGGGACTACGCGGCGGTGCGCCGCGACACCCTGGCGGCGGCCCGCCAACTGTTCCCGAACAGCTGCGCGGAGTTCACCGCGGTCCGCGCCGCGTGGAACGCCGTGAGCGTGCCGGCCCAGGCGGGCGAGGCCACCTGCACGGGCACCCCGTCGCCGACGACATCCCCCAAGCCGACCGGCTCCCCGAAGCCCACGGCGTCCCCGACGTCAGCGGGTCGCACCTTCACCGACGGCACCGCCCGGCCGATCAACGACCTGGCCACCACCACCGGCTCGGTCACCACCAGCCTGACCGGTCCGGCCGCCAGCCCGGTGACCCTGACGATCACCCTCCAGCACACCTGCGCCGAGGACCTGACGATCACCCTGCGCGCCCCCGACAACAAGACCTATCCGGTACTGGCGAGCAGGAGCGGCACCTGCACCCGCTGGTCCGGAGCCCGCACGTTCACGGTGCCGGCGGTGACCTCGCCGGCCGGCGGAACCTGGAAACTCCTCGTCGCCGACGACTACCGCCGCGACACCGGCACCCTGACCTCCTGGACCATCACCCTGTAG
- a CDS encoding zinc ribbon domain-containing protein → MGTFRSERTYWGEVPGLDGVAADLAHHFRDKKFDVVLEDSIAGGWDISISRGRSIRAILGLKLALKVLLTPDDDTLVVTAGIGLFGRQMAPAALSVAGIRIALLAAGATAASLVALPLIATQAWGLIRAAKLDNEAMAVVHESISRIAPEVALRTGPPITATVSTPVVEALAETRFCTACGATTDVTARFCGSCGTAQS, encoded by the coding sequence ATGGGCACGTTTCGCAGCGAACGGACCTACTGGGGTGAGGTGCCCGGGCTGGACGGCGTCGCGGCCGACCTCGCCCATCACTTCCGGGACAAGAAGTTCGACGTGGTGCTGGAGGACTCGATCGCCGGCGGCTGGGACATCAGCATCTCCCGGGGCAGGTCGATCCGGGCGATCCTGGGACTCAAACTCGCGCTCAAGGTGTTGCTGACCCCCGACGACGACACACTCGTCGTCACGGCGGGCATCGGGCTGTTCGGCAGGCAGATGGCCCCTGCGGCGCTCAGCGTCGCCGGGATCCGGATCGCGCTGCTTGCTGCCGGTGCGACCGCAGCGAGCCTGGTGGCCCTGCCGTTGATCGCGACCCAGGCCTGGGGACTGATCCGCGCGGCAAAGCTCGACAACGAGGCCATGGCCGTGGTGCACGAGAGCATCAGCCGGATCGCCCCCGAAGTCGCGCTCCGGACCGGGCCACCGATCACGGCCACCGTCTCGACCCCGGTGGTCGAGGCCCTCGCGGAGACCCGGTTCTGCACGGCATGCGGCGCGACGACCGACGTCACCGCCCGCTTCTGCGGCAGCTGCGGAACCGCTCAGTCCTGA
- a CDS encoding caspase, EACC1-associated type encodes MEPFRPDPAKSRAVLVGVSTYQDGENYPALPAAEANVRRLGQLLADPDYWGLPAGHCVELVNPGSAELVLDAVYEAKTRAADTVVFYYTGHGSGIEDDLVLTLPRTMYARRRYQGVRYGQISDLLREEGSRNEVVMLDCCYSGLAHTMADPGSHLQAQIGRMPRSTYVLTSSPRDSVSFAPPGATYTAFTGQLLGCLEAGLTDSGEHLRFSDVFRALTVRLRAARFPAPQQSAGGVGTDLAIVRNRSWRGAPTEATAPTDPAGHPTLAPIEAARRPASDDEASGAVFVAERIGRTLGPHGRPVQLVDAHGAEQFPMDALDVAALTHLPTPAQERGVRRIRDLLHRCRTELSDGAGTSALIAASLMDGARSLTALPSTLATGLRVFAGTVTAALLANSRPALADDLADLAVGLTGDPALAPEIRELARLGIPQSLVLHEVGPEGYAVVLPGPLLVPARIVWPEKPVRVPLANPVIAMVAGRLKDQMIGSLRRHAGGAPLVILAERIALTVLGGLRVEATQLLARREAGESGLIVAQLGEDVALRADLGALVGAQPVVGMAGTVLAGRAAECRVDGPGLIIKEPAGDADRIGWALSAAAGALAEARDAEARAEAKARIGRLGCVAPGLRIGEAPASPSYADLRRWNRLRRLPAVLRAAAVGGVIPEGCAALEAVGATLDAHDPLAVVARRALSAPAAALRANARGADPVPLCAATETLVGAVHLAFEATARHLEERAQD; translated from the coding sequence GTGGAACCGTTCCGGCCCGATCCGGCCAAGTCCCGTGCCGTGCTGGTCGGGGTGAGCACCTACCAGGACGGGGAGAACTACCCGGCGCTGCCGGCGGCCGAGGCCAACGTGCGCCGGCTGGGCCAGCTCTTGGCCGACCCCGACTACTGGGGGCTGCCGGCCGGGCACTGCGTCGAGCTGGTCAACCCCGGCAGCGCGGAGCTCGTCTTGGACGCAGTCTACGAGGCCAAGACCCGGGCCGCCGACACCGTGGTGTTCTACTACACGGGTCACGGCAGCGGGATCGAGGACGACCTGGTCCTCACCCTGCCCCGGACCATGTACGCGCGGCGCAGGTACCAGGGCGTCCGCTACGGCCAGATCAGCGACCTGCTGCGCGAGGAGGGGTCGCGCAACGAGGTCGTGATGCTGGACTGCTGCTACAGCGGTCTGGCGCACACCATGGCGGATCCGGGCTCCCATCTTCAGGCCCAGATCGGGCGGATGCCGCGCAGCACCTATGTCCTCACGTCCTCGCCTCGGGACTCGGTCTCCTTCGCGCCACCCGGGGCGACGTACACGGCCTTCACCGGTCAGCTCCTCGGTTGTCTGGAGGCCGGACTCACCGATTCCGGGGAGCACCTGCGGTTCTCCGACGTCTTCCGGGCGCTGACGGTCCGGCTGCGCGCGGCCAGGTTCCCCGCCCCGCAGCAGAGTGCCGGTGGCGTCGGCACCGACCTCGCCATCGTCCGCAACCGCAGCTGGCGCGGAGCGCCCACCGAAGCGACCGCGCCCACCGATCCGGCCGGGCACCCGACACTCGCACCCATCGAGGCGGCCCGGCGGCCCGCCAGCGACGACGAGGCCTCCGGCGCGGTGTTCGTCGCCGAGCGGATCGGACGCACCCTCGGTCCGCACGGCCGCCCCGTCCAGCTCGTCGACGCCCACGGCGCGGAGCAGTTCCCCATGGACGCGCTCGACGTCGCCGCGTTGACCCACCTGCCGACCCCAGCACAGGAACGGGGCGTCCGGCGGATCCGTGACCTTCTGCACCGGTGCAGAACGGAGCTGAGCGACGGCGCGGGCACGTCGGCCCTGATCGCGGCCAGCCTGATGGACGGCGCCCGGTCGCTCACCGCGCTGCCGTCCACCCTCGCGACAGGCCTGCGGGTATTCGCCGGCACCGTCACCGCCGCGCTGCTCGCGAACAGCCGACCCGCCCTCGCGGACGACCTCGCAGACCTGGCGGTGGGGCTGACCGGTGACCCAGCCCTCGCCCCGGAGATCCGGGAACTTGCCCGGCTCGGCATCCCGCAGAGCCTCGTACTGCACGAGGTCGGCCCCGAGGGGTACGCGGTGGTGCTACCCGGTCCACTTCTTGTACCCGCAAGGATCGTCTGGCCGGAGAAGCCGGTGCGGGTCCCACTGGCGAACCCCGTCATCGCGATGGTCGCGGGTCGGTTGAAGGATCAGATGATCGGCAGCCTGCGTCGCCATGCGGGAGGCGCGCCGCTGGTCATCCTGGCCGAGCGGATCGCTCTCACCGTGCTGGGCGGGCTCCGGGTCGAGGCCACCCAACTGCTCGCCCGGCGGGAGGCAGGTGAGTCGGGGCTGATCGTCGCGCAGCTGGGCGAGGACGTGGCGCTCCGCGCCGACCTCGGGGCCCTCGTCGGTGCCCAACCGGTCGTGGGCATGGCGGGCACGGTGCTGGCCGGCCGGGCGGCGGAATGCCGTGTGGACGGGCCCGGCCTGATCATCAAGGAGCCGGCCGGGGACGCCGACCGGATCGGGTGGGCGTTGTCCGCAGCCGCCGGCGCGCTCGCCGAGGCCCGGGACGCTGAGGCCCGGGCCGAGGCGAAGGCGCGGATCGGCCGGCTCGGCTGCGTGGCACCGGGTCTGCGGATCGGGGAGGCGCCCGCCAGTCCCAGTTATGCGGATCTCCGGCGGTGGAACCGGCTCCGGCGGCTACCGGCCGTGCTGCGGGCCGCCGCTGTGGGCGGGGTCATTCCCGAAGGGTGTGCGGCCCTGGAAGCCGTAGGGGCCACGTTGGACGCGCACGACCCGTTGGCGGTGGTGGCCCGGCGCGCGTTGTCGGCCCCGGCGGCGGCGCTGCGCGCGAATGCTCGTGGAGCCGACCCTGTGCCTCTGTGCGCGGCGACGGAGACCCTGGTCGGCGCGGTCCATCTGGCCTTCGAGGCCACGGCGCGCCACCTCGAGGAACGTGCTCAGGACTGA
- a CDS encoding DNA-3-methyladenine glycosylase, giving the protein MSHGIELPPGHVAEIARALLGWELTANGVRLRLTEVEAYGGVGEDPASHAFRGRTPRNAVMFGPPGHAYVYFVYGMHWCLNVVCGPEDQASAVLLRAGEVISGVDTARSRRSVTRTAGAAPVRDRDLARGPARLTSALGVDGTADGTHLLDGSGPVLLTPPPTPVPAGLVATGPRVGVVDEDFPWRYWLTDAPSVSDYRPRPGRQGD; this is encoded by the coding sequence ATGTCCCACGGCATCGAACTGCCCCCAGGGCACGTGGCCGAGATCGCCCGTGCCCTGCTGGGGTGGGAACTCACGGCGAACGGCGTGCGCCTCCGGCTGACGGAGGTCGAGGCCTACGGCGGCGTGGGTGAGGACCCCGCGTCCCACGCCTTCCGGGGCCGTACCCCGCGGAACGCCGTCATGTTCGGCCCACCCGGCCACGCCTACGTCTATTTCGTGTACGGCATGCACTGGTGCCTCAACGTCGTCTGCGGCCCTGAGGACCAGGCGTCGGCCGTCCTGCTCCGGGCCGGCGAGGTGATCTCCGGAGTGGACACGGCCCGCTCCCGAAGAAGCGTCACCCGGACCGCGGGAGCAGCCCCGGTCCGGGACCGCGATCTGGCCCGGGGCCCGGCCCGCCTCACCTCGGCCCTCGGAGTCGACGGCACGGCGGACGGCACGCACCTCCTCGACGGCTCCGGCCCGGTGCTCCTCACCCCGCCGCCTACCCCGGTCCCGGCCGGACTGGTCGCTACGGGTCCCCGGGTAGGTGTGGTCGACGAGGACTTCCCCTGGCGCTATTGGCTCACCGACGCCCCGAGCGTGAGCGACTACCGCCCCCGGCCGGGGCGGCAGGGTGACTAA
- a CDS encoding effector-associated constant component EACC1, with product MTSVDLLVEIGDPGGTGRELESLYTALVAADHEDVDLARRTAPGQAGAMGLAADALLIAVGSGGAGVALIQAICTWLRSRRSTIRVKISTGSTTVEVDVSSARHPHDVLALLEAAFPTDGPR from the coding sequence ATGACCTCCGTGGATCTGTTGGTGGAGATCGGCGACCCGGGGGGCACCGGGCGCGAGCTGGAGTCGTTGTACACGGCGCTCGTCGCCGCCGACCACGAGGACGTGGACCTCGCCCGACGAACAGCCCCCGGGCAGGCGGGCGCGATGGGCCTGGCCGCCGACGCGCTGCTGATCGCCGTCGGCTCGGGCGGCGCGGGAGTCGCCCTCATCCAAGCCATCTGCACCTGGTTGCGGTCGCGCAGGTCAACGATCCGGGTGAAGATCAGCACTGGGAGCACGACCGTCGAGGTCGACGTGTCCTCCGCCCGGCACCCGCACGACGTACTCGCCCTGTTGGAGGCGGCCTTCCCCACGGACGGGCCCCGGTAG
- a CDS encoding M48 family metallopeptidase, translating to MVFRVQDFIHPLDRIARDNLEQVPGLRKLTDFYLRNFDERRTRQEQMSTMVRLGPRQLGSIYRLLAPICEAYGIEEPELFLAHGPLNAYTTGRTRTSIVIYSDLIERMPPEEIQAVLAHECAHILCDHVLYRSMAAQLVNLGNASKIVAITVMAVQAKLMDWYRKSELSADRAAIAFIGDVDVWLRVLMRFAGGVLPVHDGEYSILDFSAQAADYEALMDSRWERALAWTGNGGMVTHPYPAVRAREAQLWMSGSGFAALAAAGRAVRELRRCGRCGRPMPADAQFCAACGIRAIED from the coding sequence ATGGTGTTCCGGGTTCAGGACTTCATCCACCCCCTCGACCGAATCGCCAGAGACAATCTCGAACAGGTTCCCGGCCTGCGCAAACTCACCGATTTCTACCTCAGGAACTTTGACGAGCGCCGGACCCGGCAGGAACAGATGTCCACCATGGTCCGGCTCGGCCCCCGCCAGCTCGGGTCGATTTACCGGCTGCTCGCGCCGATCTGCGAGGCCTACGGCATCGAGGAACCCGAACTCTTCCTGGCCCACGGCCCGCTAAACGCGTACACCACCGGGCGGACTCGGACCTCGATTGTCATCTACAGCGACCTCATCGAGCGGATGCCTCCCGAGGAGATCCAGGCCGTCCTCGCCCACGAGTGCGCGCACATCCTGTGCGACCACGTGCTCTACCGGTCGATGGCCGCGCAACTCGTGAATCTGGGCAATGCCAGCAAAATCGTGGCGATCACGGTCATGGCTGTTCAGGCGAAACTCATGGACTGGTACCGCAAGAGCGAACTGAGCGCCGACCGGGCGGCAATCGCCTTCATCGGCGACGTCGACGTGTGGCTACGGGTCCTGATGCGGTTCGCCGGGGGCGTCCTACCGGTGCACGACGGCGAGTACAGCATCCTGGACTTCTCCGCCCAGGCCGCCGACTACGAGGCGCTGATGGACTCGCGGTGGGAGCGCGCCCTGGCCTGGACGGGCAACGGGGGGATGGTCACCCATCCCTACCCAGCGGTGCGTGCCCGCGAGGCACAGCTCTGGATGTCCGGCTCCGGATTTGCCGCGTTGGCCGCCGCCGGCCGGGCGGTCCGGGAGCTCCGACGGTGCGGACGGTGCGGACGGCCGATGCCGGCCGACGCGCAGTTCTGTGCGGCCTGCGGGATCCGGGCCATCGAAGACTGA
- the ssuE gene encoding NADPH-dependent FMN reductase: protein MPGILAISGSPSPTSRTARVLDHLAARLTAAGEHEVTTIGVRDLPAEALIGADAQHPAVAAVAEAIAAADGIIIATPVYKAAYSGVLKALLDLLPQYALAGKTVLPLATGGTVAHVLAIDYALRPVLTSMGAAHVVPGYFLLDTLLGAGPDGGIVFADTAQAGLDTVVAAFLAGLPVMA from the coding sequence ATGCCCGGCATCCTCGCCATCTCCGGTTCACCGTCCCCCACCTCCCGCACCGCCCGGGTCCTCGACCACCTCGCAGCCCGGCTCACCGCGGCCGGCGAGCACGAGGTCACCACGATCGGCGTGCGCGACCTGCCCGCCGAGGCCCTGATCGGCGCCGACGCGCAGCACCCCGCCGTCGCGGCCGTCGCGGAGGCGATCGCGGCCGCCGACGGGATCATCATCGCCACCCCGGTGTACAAGGCCGCCTACAGCGGGGTGCTCAAGGCGCTCCTGGACCTGCTCCCGCAGTACGCGCTCGCGGGCAAGACGGTGCTGCCCCTCGCGACGGGCGGGACCGTCGCGCACGTGCTGGCCATCGACTACGCGCTGCGCCCGGTGCTGACGTCGATGGGCGCGGCGCACGTCGTACCCGGCTATTTCCTGCTCGACACCCTGCTCGGCGCCGGGCCCGACGGCGGCATCGTCTTCGCCGACACCGCCCAGGCCGGCCTGGACACCGTCGTCGCCGCCTTCCTCGCGGGGCTCCCGGTCATGGCCTGA